In a single window of the Gadus chalcogrammus isolate NIFS_2021 chromosome 20, NIFS_Gcha_1.0, whole genome shotgun sequence genome:
- the LOC130372968 gene encoding zona pellucida-like domain-containing protein 1: protein MKFEAFLLLATVVSRSTQLTLNECSGNLRRPEITDISVSCGTSSIDLAVQICPVIYTGYNESLLILNHMLEPACRGTLDDTVDPPVARFNFPLNMTNACGSVFRTTSAAGTGVFSDFSNIQTVNISGIIQSSDPTTGTVTYNAELKYYYSCAYPLEYLINNTQVDVSASSIAVRDNNGSFISTLSLELFSDADFTQSMVMPRQGLELRSTVYVEVKATNLTGQYNVLLDRCYASISPLPTNSTFFNLFVPCSQDQFTTMVLNGQSQSARFHFPAFRFIEQQNETVSTYYLHCITRLCEISTCSTFMQCNNRRRRDTRDGTGSADVITDMHTITSPEIVTKTETVGSKEEIAGGNQGDSSAVGLSVGVGVLAFACLVALCVAVVFYNRLKH from the coding sequence ATGAAGTTTGAAGCATTTTTACTTTTGGCCACTGTGGTTTCCCGCAGCACTCAGCTCACGTTGAATGAATGTTCCGGGAATCTGAGACGGCCGGAGATCACAGACATCTCTGTGAGCTGCGGCACGTCGTCGATCGACCTGGCGGTGCAGATCTGTCCCGTCATCTACACCGGCTACAACGagtccctcctcatcctcaaccACATGCTGGAGCCCGCGTGCCGGGGAACCCTGGACGACACCGTGGACCCCCCCGTCGCCCGGTTCAACTTCCCCCTCAACATGACCAACGCATGCGGCAGCGTCTTCCGGACCACCAGCGCGGCCGGCACGGGGGTCTTCTCCGACTTCTCCAACATCCAGACGGTCAACATCAGCGGCATCATCCAATCCAGCGACCCCACCACGGGCACCGTCACGTACAACGCCGAGCTCAAGTACTACTACTCCTGTGCCTACCCCTTAGAGTACCTGATCAACAACACGCAGGTGGACGTGTCCGCCTCGTCCATCGCAGTGAGGGACAACAACGGCAGCTTCATCAGCACCCTGAGCCTAGAGCTGTTTAGTGACGCCGACTTCACCCAGAGCATGGTGATGCCCCGGCAGGGCCTGGAGCTGAGGAGCACGGTGTACGTGGAGGTGAAGGCCACCAACCTGACTGGGCAGTACAACGTGCTGCTGGACCGCTGCTACGCCTCCATCTCGCCCCTGCCCACAAACTCCACCTTCTTCAACCTCTTCGTGCCCTGCTCTCAGGACCAGTTCACCACCATGGTTTTGAACGGCCAGAGCCAGAGCGCCCGCTTCCACTTCCCCGCCTTCCGCTTCATCGAGCAGCAGAATGAGACGGTGTCCACCTACTACCTGCACTGCATCACGCGCCTCTGCGAGATCAGCACCTGCAGCACCTTCATGCAGTGCAACAACCGCAGGAGGAGAGACACTCGTGACGGCACCGGCAGCGCCGACGTCATCACCGACATGCACACCATCACGTCCCCGGAGATCGTCACCAAGACCGAGACGGTGGGGTCCAAAGAGGAAATTGCGGGGGGGAACCAGGGCGATAGCTCAGCGGTGGGACTTTCCGTGGGGGTTGGTGTGCTAGCGTTCGCCTGCCTTGTGGCGCTCTGCGTGGCCGTGGTGTTCTACAACAGGCTGAAGCACTGA